CATCGGCGAAGGCCAATTCCTCGAGGATCTGGCCGAGGTCGCTGTAGCTGTCGGCGCTGCCGGAGGCGCCCAGGCGCTTCAGGCGGTAGGCGCGGATCTCCTGCAGACGGTCCGGCTCGATGGTGAGGCCCACGATGCGGCCCTGGGGGATCTGCTCAAGCTCCGGGGGCAGGGGAATGCCGGGTACCAGGGGCACATTCATCACCTTGTAGCCCTCCATGGCGAGGTACATGGAGAGCGGCGTCTTGCTGGTGCGGCTGATGCCCACCAGGACGATGTCGGCGTCCGGAAGGCCGCCCATGTCGATGCCGTCGTCGTACTTCTGGGCGTATTCGATGGCCTCGATGCGGCGGAAGTACTTGTCGCCCACGGCGTGGAAGCTGCCCGGCCGCTCCTCGGGCCGTTCGCGCAGGTAGAGGGCCAGGGTGTCCAGCAGGTTGCCGAAGAGGTCCACCTGGGTGAGGCGCAGCTCCGCGCAGCGGTCGGCCAGGTAGGCGCGCATCTCGCGGGAGACGGTGGTGTGGATGATGACGGCGCGCTTCTCCGCGGCCATCTGGAGGACGCGCTCCACATCCTCGTGGGAGCGCACATTCTGGAACCGCCGCACCAGGGCCGAGCTCTCGCCCTTGGCGAACTGGGTCAGCGCCGCCTGCACCATGCGCTGGGCGGTTTCGCCGGATCCTCCCGACACCACATAGATGGGCTGCCTGTCCATGGAATTCAGCATACCCTGGGGCCATGCAACCTTTCCCCCACGCCCTCGCCTGGCTCGCGGTGGCGATTCCCGTGGGCGGGGCCCTCGGCGGCCTCGCGGTGCTCCTGGTTCGCTGGGCCCAGCTGCGGCGCCGG
The window above is part of the Geothrix sp. genome. Proteins encoded here:
- a CDS encoding pyruvate, water dikinase regulatory protein, whose protein sequence is MDRQPIYVVSGGSGETAQRMVQAALTQFAKGESSALVRRFQNVRSHEDVERVLQMAAEKRAVIIHTTVSREMRAYLADRCAELRLTQVDLFGNLLDTLALYLRERPEERPGSFHAVGDKYFRRIEAIEYAQKYDDGIDMGGLPDADIVLVGISRTSKTPLSMYLAMEGYKVMNVPLVPGIPLPPELEQIPQGRIVGLTIEPDRLQEIRAYRLKRLGASGSADSYSDLGQILEELAFADGIFKQHRRWPVLDVTGRSIEETAGLVLDRVFGKERAV